The following proteins are encoded in a genomic region of Arachis stenosperma cultivar V10309 chromosome 4, arast.V10309.gnm1.PFL2, whole genome shotgun sequence:
- the LOC130976996 gene encoding thaumatin-like protein: MPITSSILFYIVAFSSFMFIDGAQLIIVNNCLESVWPGILGSAGQPTPQDGGMHLGSGEEVVLDVPEKWSGRIWGRQGCTFDTNGKGHCLTGDCNGQLHCNGNGGIPPATVVEMTLGSSKSPLHFYDVSLVDGFNLPVSMKPVGGGAGCGVASCEVDLNVCCPSALEVKRNGKVVGCKSACLAMQSAKYCCTGSYSDPKTCKPTLFAHLFKAICPKAYSYAYDDSSSLNRCRASRYVITFCPPAML, translated from the exons ATGCCAATAACTTCCTCCATTCTCTTCTACATTGTTGCATTTTCCTCCTTCATGTTCATAG ATGGAGCTCAACTGATTATAGTGAACAACTGTCTTGAAAGTGTGTGGCCAGGGATACTTGGAAGTGCAGGGCAACCAACTCCACAAGACGGCGGAATGCACCTCGGAAGTGGCGAAGAAGTAGTTCTCGACGTGCCGGAGAAGTGGTCGGGGAGGATTTGGGGCAGGCAAGGCTGCACCTTCGACACAAACGGAAAAGGCCACTGCCTAACGGGTGACTGCAACGGCCAGCTACATTGTAACGGCAACGGAGGAATACCTCCGGCAACCGTGGTCGAAATGACACTTGGCTCCTCAAAATCGCCACTCCATTTCTACGACGTGAGCTTGGTGGACGGATTCAACTTGCCGGTGTCCATGAAGCCGGTAGGAGGCGGGGCCGGATGTGGCGTAGCTTCTTGTGAGGTTGATTTGAATGTTTGTTGTCCCTCAGCACTTGAAGTGAAGAGGAATGGGAAAGTTGTTGGGTGTAAGAGTGCTTGTTTGGCTATGCAATCAGCTAAGTATTGTTGCACTGGCAGTTACTCTGATCCAAAAACTTGCAAGCCTACACTATTTGCTCATCTTTTTAAGGCTATTTGTCCTAAGGCTTATAGTTATGCATATGATGACTCTAGTAGCCTTAATAGATGCAGGGCTTCAAGGTATGTTATAACTTTCTGTCCTCCTGCAATGCTGTAA